AGCCAGGTCAGCTGCGGTCGTCCAGACTTCAAATTGTTGCTCGGCGAGCAGCAGAGCGACCAGGCCTACGTGAAGCTGAAGATCTGTGAAGTGCTCGACACCACGCCCGACGGCGTGATCAGCCTCGATCCGGACTTCGTACCGACCTACATTCAGGCGCACTCGTCCAGCTACCTGCTGTCGTGCCTCAAGGAAGTCATCAGCATGCTCGGCCACCGGGGCGACACCATCGCCGACCGGATCCGCTCCAACGGCAAGGTCGGCGGCGCGGAAGTCGGCGACTTTATGATGCTGCAACTGATCAACCGCACCGAAATGCTGCTGCGCCATTACCTCGGCCTGGAACAGGTTCACCCGGAAGAGTTGTACCGCACGCTGCTGACCATGCTCGGTGATCTGGCGACGTTTTCCAGCGAGAGCAAGCGCCCGCGTCTGGACAGCCGTTACCAGCACAGCGACCAGGGCGCGAGTTTCCGCAAACTGATGGAAGCGATTCGTCAGGTGCTGTCGATGGTGCTCGAACAGCACGCCATCGAACTGGTACTGCAAGCGCGTCAGTACGGGATCATCGTATCGCCGTTGCACGACCACAAACTGCTGGGCTCGGCCTCGTTCGTACTCGCGGCCAGTGCCAACTGCGACTCCGAAGAACTGCGCCATCGCTTGCCGGCGCACCTCAAGGTCGGCCCGGTGGAGCGCATCCGCCAACTGGTCAACCTGCATCTGCCAGGTATCAAGGTCAAACCGTTGCCGGTGGCCCCGCGGCAGATCGCGTTCCACTCCAACAAAACCTATTTCATCCTCGAACTCAGTTCCGAAGACCTGGCGCAACTCGAGCGCTCCGGCGGCTTCGCGTTCCATGTGTCCGGCGAATTCGCCGAGCTTGAACTGAAATTCTGGGCCATCAGGAACTGACCGACATGATCAAGGACATGGAATACAACCAGGACGACAAAACCGTCCTGCTCGACCGCCAGGGCCACGGCCCGGCGTCGAGTCCGCTGACTGACTTCGCTGCACCGCCGCGTTTCGAACAGCTGGAAGAGCGGATGATCTACGCCGCGCGCTTGCGCCCGGCCGAAGCGTTCAACATCAGCCTCAATTCGCTGGTGGCGGCGGCGTCCGAGCTGCTGTCGGAAGTGGTGCGCCTCAAGCACAGCGACACCCGCGAAGACCTGTACGCGCTCAACGAGCGGCTGACCGCCGGGCTGAAACTGTTTGAAGTGCGGGCGCTGCACAACGGCGCTGAAAGCAGCCAGGTGATGGCCGCCCGTTACGTGCTCTGCACTGTGGTCGACGAAGCCGTCGTCACCACGCCGTGGGGCAACGAAAGCGAGTGGTCGCAGATGAGCCTGCTCAGCAGCTTCCACAACGAAACCTTCGGTGGCGAGAAGTTCTTCCAGCTGCTGGATCGCCTGTCGAAAAACCCGGTCAAGCACCTGCCGATGCTGGAGCTGATGTACCTGTGCCTGTCACTCGGTTTCGAAGGCAAGTACCGGGTGCAAGCCCGCGGCATGCTCGAACTCGAAGGCATCCGTGACGCCTTGTATCGGCAGATCCGTCAACTGCGCGGCGACGTGCCTCGTGAGCTGTCGCCGCATTGGGAAGGCTTGAACGATCAGCGCCGCAGTCTGGTGCGCATCGTGCCGGCGTGGATGGTGGTGCTGTTCACCGTGGTCTGCCTGGTGGTGATGTATTCGGGCTTCGCCTGGGTGCTGGGCGAGCAACGCGAAACCGTTCTGCAACCTTATCAGCAGCTTGATCCGGCCACGGTTCAGCCGCAGCCGTAAACAGGGACGTGTGATGAAAAAGTTTTTCAAGAAAGTCGGCGCATTCCTGCGCCAGACCTGGGTCTGGACCCTGTTGCTGGTGCTGTTCGTCGCGCTGCTGGTGTGGTTCGTCGGGCCGCTGCTGGCGGTCAATGACTACAAATTCTGGGAAGGTTCGACCTCCCGCCTGCTGACCATCAGTGTGCTGTTCCTGATCTGGGGCCTGACCATGGTCTTCGTCAGCTGGCGCGCCGGTGTGCGCAAAAAGGCTGTGGAAGAAACCGAAGACGGCCAGGACCGTATCCGCCGTGAAGAGCTGATCGACGAAGAGCAGAAAGAGCTTCGCGTACGCTTCAAGGATGCGTTGAAAACCCTGAAGACCTCGAGCCTGTATCGCGGTCGCAGCGAGCGCTGGCGCAGTGATTTGCCGTGGTACTTGCTGATCGGTCCGCAGGGCAGCGGCAAGACCAGCCTGCTGGACTTCTCGGGCCTTGAGTTTCC
This genomic stretch from Pseudomonas wuhanensis harbors:
- the tssK gene encoding type VI secretion system baseplate subunit TssK, with amino-acid sequence MNSHKVIWQEGMLLRPQHFQHNDRYYDHQMKTRTQLLGSYTWGFLNLDIDLQFLNMGKLVISQASGILPDGSLFELGGNTEPLALDVPPNTGNTPIYLALPLVTGNHIESRRPEQSDVLARYTAYDAEVADSNAGDDSASQVSCGRPDFKLLLGEQQSDQAYVKLKICEVLDTTPDGVISLDPDFVPTYIQAHSSSYLLSCLKEVISMLGHRGDTIADRIRSNGKVGGAEVGDFMMLQLINRTEMLLRHYLGLEQVHPEELYRTLLTMLGDLATFSSESKRPRLDSRYQHSDQGASFRKLMEAIRQVLSMVLEQHAIELVLQARQYGIIVSPLHDHKLLGSASFVLAASANCDSEELRHRLPAHLKVGPVERIRQLVNLHLPGIKVKPLPVAPRQIAFHSNKTYFILELSSEDLAQLERSGGFAFHVSGEFAELELKFWAIRN
- the icmH gene encoding type IVB secretion system protein IcmH/DotU; amino-acid sequence: MIKDMEYNQDDKTVLLDRQGHGPASSPLTDFAAPPRFEQLEERMIYAARLRPAEAFNISLNSLVAAASELLSEVVRLKHSDTREDLYALNERLTAGLKLFEVRALHNGAESSQVMAARYVLCTVVDEAVVTTPWGNESEWSQMSLLSSFHNETFGGEKFFQLLDRLSKNPVKHLPMLELMYLCLSLGFEGKYRVQARGMLELEGIRDALYRQIRQLRGDVPRELSPHWEGLNDQRRSLVRIVPAWMVVLFTVVCLVVMYSGFAWVLGEQRETVLQPYQQLDPATVQPQP